A DNA window from Drosophila virilis strain 15010-1051.87 chromosome 4, Dvir_AGI_RSII-ME, whole genome shotgun sequence contains the following coding sequences:
- the Fpgs2 gene encoding folylpolyglutamate synthase, mitochondrial, with protein MFLLKSPVNRLRLIPLRNPYQCSNSFFKWTAKMPQAPNQQQQVQQVAKPTAREKSIESNAQAQQHKEAAVNEPKLPKNKAVPPPKINVKDQRDKWLAKVSPKMQRKAKAGAEAEPAGGGKFIQQPSPMLNNETNSQHFGMPKQLQQPAWMQQQQQQVQKHQQKQQHQQQLKKPAEDASGGSAERKSWMNRMHGSQQTKQAQWLKEMQAKQQAGRDMQQQKMQQMKHTSPQSQSQSQSPQPGKPTAKVGTAAATTLGAADAAEPPVEEPPEPKTPERLAYLEAVKQLNSYQIHEPTAGRAQSKSSRGSDQVDPNIEHTLQCLKQTGFEESQLERIPVIQVAGTKGRGSTCLLVEAILRAHGVKTGVLCAPHLFLTSERIRIDGDPMMETEFTALFGQLHQQLAAMQPPPSYTKLLTVMAFHAFRNAAVDVAIVEVGSGCASDCTNITSHARTIGISSLGWEQNFSLSNSMRDIAWAKAAIMKPKASVYTSASQTECCEVLSQRAKQVGIQLHRVPSYPAYMEANAGSKKLLTGANFNVKLNGSLAIQLAYDYLRRYYPEYVVGLEHNSVLLTPGATRGLEMFEQRGQFEVMKHDIFNVYLDSADTLESMMMCREWFYTRTRSSRSPKILLFSKVNEFNAKDLLTILRHNMRFEEACFVPSPSYFEGDSLEEQEEGLDKETKEAINWHSMEELQRARRNASNWRSLCEENGTRDNSHMSISIAAVFEHLREKYGKQRYGMRNELDVLVTGSRELVAGTIQVLQKMKDKEFGKWR; from the coding sequence ATGTTCTTGCTTAAGTCGCCGGTCAATCGACTTAGGCTAATACCGCTTCGAAACCCATACCAATGTAGCAATAGTTTTTTCAAATGGACGGCCAAGATGCCCCAAGCTCccaaccaacagcagcaggtgcAGCAGGTGGCAAAGCCAACAGCACGAGAAAAATCAATCGAGTCGAACGCACAAGCCCAGCAACACAAGGAGGCTGCCGTCAATGAGCCGAAACTGCCCAAGAACAAAGCCGTACCGCCGCCTAAGATCAATGTCAAGGATCAGCGCGACAAATGGCTGGCCAAGGTCTCGCCCAAAATGCAGCGCAAGGCGAAGGCTGGCGCCGAAGCTGAGCCAGCCGGTGGCGGTAAATTCATACAGCAGCCGTCGCCCATGCTGAACAACGAGACCAATTCACAGCACTTTGGCATGCCcaagcagttgcagcagccaGCCTggatgcagcaacagcagcaacaggtgcAGAAGCatcagcagaagcagcagcaccagcagcagttAAAAAAACCTGCTGAGGATGCGAGCGGCGGCTCAGCGGAGCGTAAATCCTGGATGAATCGCATGCACGGCTCACAGCAGACCAAGCAGGCGCAATGGCTGAAGGAAATGCAGGCCAAGCAGCAGGCGGGACGCGatatgcagcagcagaaaatgcaACAGATGAAACATACATCgccccagtcccagtcccagtcccagtcacCACAGCCCGGCAAGCCCACAGCAAAAGTTGGCactgcagcagccacaacactTGGCGCAGCTGATGCTGCCGAACCGCCCGTTGAGGAACCACCCGAGCCCAAAACACCCGAACGTCTGGCCTATCTGGAGGCCGTTAAGCAGCTGAACAGCTATCAGATACACGAACCAACAGCCGGACGGGCACAGTCGAAATCGAGCAGAGGCAGTGACCAGGTTGATCCGAATATTGAGCATACGCTGCAGTGCCTCAAGCAGACGGGCTTCGAGGAGAGTCAGCTAGAACGCATACCGGTCATCCAGGTGGCAGGCACTAAGGGTCGTGGCTCCACCTGTCTACTGGTCGAGGCCATTTTGCGTGCTCATGGCGTCAAGACGGGCGTACTGTGTGCTCCGCATCTGTTTCTCACCAGCGAACGGATACGCATCGACGGCGATCCGATGATGGAGACGGAGTTTACGGCGCTGTTCGGCCAGCTGCATCAGCAATTGGCCGCCATGCAGCCGCCGCCCAGCTACACGAAGCTGTTGACTGTGATGGCATTCCATGCGTTTCGCAATGCCGCCGTGGATGTGGCCATTGTGGAAGTCGGCAGCGGCTGTGCCAGCGATTGCACCAATATAACATCCCATGCGCGCACCATTGGCATTAGCTCGCTGGGCTGGGAGCAGAACTTCAGCCTGAGCAATTCGATGCGCGACATTGCCTGGGCCAAGGCGGCCATCATGAAGCCCAAGGCGAGCGTCTACACCAGCGCCAGTCAAACGGAATGCTGCGAAGTGCTCAGCCAGCGGGCCAAGCAGGTGGGCATTCAGCTGCATCGTGTGCCCAGCTATCCGGCCTATATGGAGGCCAATGCGGGCAGCAAGAAGCTGCTAACCGGCGCCAATTTCAACGTCAAGCTAAACGGCTCGCTGGCCATCCAGCTGGCCTATGACTATCTGCGGCGCTACTATCCGGAGTATGTGGTGGGACTGGAGCACAATAGCGTGCTGTTAACGCCGGGCGCCACACGTGGCCTGGAGATGTTTGAGCAGCGCGGCCAATTTGAGGTCATGAAGCATGATATTTTCAATGTCTATCTGGATAGTGCGGACACGCTGGAGAGCATGATGATGTGCCGGGAATGGTTCTATACGCGTACGCGCAGCAGTCGCTCACCAAAGATTTTGCTCTTCAGCAAGGTTAACGAGTTCAATGCCAAGGATCTGTTGACCATATTGCGGCATAATATGCGCTTTGAGGAGGCCTGTTTTGTGCCCAGTCCCAGTTACTTTGAGGGCGACTCCCTtgaggagcaggaggagggCCTGGATAAGGAGACAAAAGAAGCCATCAATTGGCATAGCATGGAGGAGCTACAGCGTGCCCGTCGCAATGCCAGCAATTGGCGTTCGCTCTGCGAGGAAAACGGCACACGCGACAATTCGCACATGTCCATCTCGATAGCGGCCGTCTTTGAGCATCTGCGCGAAAAATATGGCAAGCAGAGATATGGCATGCGCAACGAACTGGATGTCCTTGTGACCGGCTCTCGAGAGCTGGTGGCCGGCACCATTCAAGTGCTACAGAAGATGAAAGATAAAGAATTCGGCAAATGGCGCTAA